The following DNA comes from Rosa rugosa chromosome 5, drRosRugo1.1, whole genome shotgun sequence.
ATAGTGATTTATGAAAATCAAAACTAACAACCTAAACGGATATTCTACGGAACAAAATGAAATGCATAACATGTACGAGATGATGACTTATACAAGATTTACATAACGATAAAATTCTTGTAAATTTGGGCTGTTTGAGTTAGCCGAAGTGATAAGGAGGGTTGAAAATTAAGTTACGATTATGCTGGATCAAAACTCATCTTTGTTAGCAAAAAAGCCAGCCACAAGCCCAACCGGCCAACCCACACGAGAAGAGGTGAAGAGAGTGGCAAGTCTGTAAATATCTATCATTATATGGACTAAGTTACTGGCAGCCACGTGTCCCTATTATCAAATATCAACaacctttttttcattttactcGTATGATTTTCAATGGAAGCGGGAACGAGAACCCTTCTCCTCAGTCCCACTCCAATTCAACGGAGCCCAAAACGCCCGCTCCGACGTCGTTTTGGCCCCACTTTCCCGCGCTTCAATATTAGGGCTCAGAATTCCGGTAGTGATTACAGAGGCCCGAAGCCGAAGACGAATTTGGTCGCCGATTGGGTCTCTAACAACGACGACGCCGCTCGGAGCTTGCCGATTTACGCCGGCGGCGTCTCCCTCTTGGCCGTTCTCTTCAACCGCACCGTTTCCGACATCGCTCTCGTTGCTGACGCCAGCAGGTAACTAGTGACGCAATTATCTTTTGCCTGTTTCACTGTGATTTTTTGAGCATATAGAAAATTAGCAAGTGAGCTTAATATTTATGTAAAATTTGTAGTTCACAGTCTAGAGCTGATTTGTTGACATTGGGATTGGCTGTGACCAACATACTAGCAGGTCTGGTATGGCTGTCAATCAGACCAAAATCTATATCAAAGGTGACTCGAGCTCGTGGAATTTCGATTTTATGTCTGTTCTTTGTTGTGATGGACCTGTAGCTTATGTATTTTACTATTTAATTTCAGGTGAATCCCAAAGGGGTCGAATGCCGGAGGATGCATTCTGATCTCCCCACAACTCTAGTTTCCGAGTTATTGTGGTAAATGCATTGACACATAATTGGAATCACTAAACTATGTGTGCCCTCTTTGTAGTGAACCCACATTTTTACTTAAATTATTATTACTTTGTTTAGTTTGAGTTGGCTGCTGCTTAAATGTGCTTTTCATTGCTTGTTCTCAGGGCATGGGAATCTCTGTCAAATGCGACATGTTGCAGGTCTCTTGTTATAGTTTATGGTGGCAGAAATATACTTCAGATTGGTTTTGCAGCTGCGTCTTCCAATGGTGATGGCGAAGCTGTGGCTGTGGATGCTGATAAACTGATTCAAGGATCCCTCTATCGAGGTGTTATGAAATCAGGAGTTCGTAAGTAACTTCCCATGGCTGCATGTTATCTGTTGAAGTGTTCTAGTTTTTAGCAGTCACAGTTTAAACAGGTCTTCCACCAAATATTTGATAGTCTAAAACCACCTGTTTTTTTCAGAGAGCTATTTGGCCAACCTAGCTCTCTATCCTGGTAAGTCTGAGCTGCCATTTCTACCTTCAAACACACAGGTTTACTCTCTTCTTCGATTTTTCAACTATCTATCTGTCAAGCAAATGTGTTATGTTTGTTTCATCCGGTTGATTCATTCATTATGCACACCTACATAGTAGCTTGATGTTCAGGTTCCCTAAGAAAAACAAGAGCTTGATGTGCACATCTTTCTCGTTATCTTCAACTCTGCATTTTGATAATCCCTGTTTTAAATCTGCAATTTAGGATTTCTAGCATGATTTCAAACTTTGCAGGCAGTAATATTGCAGCCACTTGGAGACAAAGGAATTGCAATAATTGGTGGTGACACAATTAGAGGATTCACAGCCTCTGATCAGGTGTGTCTTTTTTACTTTACATTGTGAACTCAACTCATAAATGTCATGTATAGTTTCTATACATTCGAGTGGAAGTCACATGTGACTTCATCTACTTACTTCCTATCCCTCATGTTTGGAGTGTTACATCTCATTTTTAACCCTCGTGTATCTCTTGAGTTTTGATTCACTGTTTTCTGATATAGAAAACAGTGTATCTCTCACTTTTTTCTGTCCTCTAAGTTGGTGACTACTTGGCTGGAAAGTAGGAAATCCTAGGTTACCAGTTTGATTTTTAGTCCTCATCAACCGATGACCCACTTCACATATTTCTTAGTAGTTGCATGTATTCACCTAGGGCTCTATTATCTCATctattctggaaatttttcataTTTCACTTCATTTCTCTGCCCGTTTTATGCAATGACTTGCAGTTGCCTCTTTCAGGCTTTTTGATAGTGTATAGTAGTAAACCTATGTCCCTCAGAGTGGTGAATACTGCACTGCTGCCACTTGATCAAACTTGTTGACATTCAATTAGGCACCGATATTATCTATTTGCTTCATTCTATCTCGTTTTGCTATAATTGTTGCAGTAACCATTGAAATGGTTACAGGCATGGATTTCATTAATTGGAGAGAAGCTGGATGCTACACTAGCACGATGTGTAGATAACCTCCCGTTGTCGCAAGACCCAGTTTTGAAGTAATTAGACTGAAGTCTATATATATTATCATTGCATTGCAACAATTGTACCCGTAAGCCTGGTAAGTTTTGATATTTTGTTTGTTAATGAATCTAACTCCATAATTTCAGCACCAAGTACTTATGCCAACTGTGTCTTCTGGTTTCAGTGGCACTCGTACTTATTGTAGTAGTAGTTATGCTCATAAGTTTCAAAGTTTTAGTTTAGTTTTGAGTTGAGAGAGCTCTCTCTTTATCTCTCTTGCTCACACAGAGTCTTATGGTGTGTatctttattaatttatttttcaaaattgtCATTCTTAGGTTTCTGGATCAAGAGTTCAAGACGTTTTTGGTAATAGAGAATGAAGAATGGCGACAAGTTCATATTCTGGTGCCAGGCAATTCTACTGCAACTCCTGAGCCATAAGGTGGTTGCTGTATACACTGTATCTGTATGTATTAATCTGTTTCATGTATTGTCAGCCATCCGTCAGTTCGATATCATTGGTCATGcacatttataggattcaatTCATCACAGATGGCTCCACAGAAGAGAAACATTAGTCTTCAGATATTTTTATTCTCATATTAATCAAGTATTATTGTGAATGCACGCATATTTCGTCAGTTTCTCAAGTAAGAATGTTCCATTACCGCAGCTGTACTTGCTTATGGTTTAGCCAACCTAGCTTCATTTTTGCATGATAAAAATACTTGAAACGGAAGAAACGACTTTATTAGCACTGTAAGCAGGGTTTCTCTGTATATCTGAATACTTGATGCCTGGATTATGCTGGCTTCAAAACCCTATATTCTTACATGTACTTTGCTTTGTAATCTAAGTTTTGCTCTAATCCTTATATTTAGCTTACGTTCATCCAAATTTGGTTCTCAGTATACAGACTTAAATGTTAGCTACAATGAAGAACACAAAGGGACAGAAAGAAATAGAGAAGAGAATCTATAACTCACTCTTAATTTATCCTACACTACAAGCATGGTtacaagaaaaaattaaaattcatTTCATTTTGTCACAAATTTACAGTATAAGAATCCTGTAATTAATCTCCATACATGTgtatgaaagaaaaaataatcagATACCAAAGGgcaaaaaaaacgaagaaaaagaATAGCTGCTGGTGTGTTTACTCTGTTGTTATACAAGGGCGAAAGCACCCAGTCTTCTTTGCATTTGTTACTGATGTTGAGCCCTCTCCCATGGCAGTGACCCAGTCGAATGATCAGCAAAGTAAGCCAAAACAAAGTCTTTAAGGCCAGTGTCCCAAACCTCACAGAATCTTAACCTCCAATTCGGCGGTTCAATGGCCTCTGTTCCTAACCCAGGTGCTCTATCCTTCGACCCCTGGTTTTGATCTTCCTGCCAATCCACAACATATGTAGCAACCCTTCTGTAAAACTTGGCCCTGAAGGTCTCCCAAACCTGGTACTTGTAGTGGTTTATCACCGCAATGCCTTCCGGCACGTTCAGGTGCCTAAAACCCTCTCTCAGCCTGAAATGGTGCACCACATTGAGCAATGTAACATCAAGCAAATCTGTTCGGACAATTGACTTGTGCCTTTCGGGGCTTTGCAACCGGCAAGTGTACCCTGTGGTCACTCCCCGTGATGGATGTGATCTCAACCCGGACGGACCAAAACTATGGCAATCAGTTCTCAGCTCTGCAATCGTCGGAGAGTTTGAAAAATTTGAAACCAGCTTCCCGAGCGAGTTTTCGCCAAGAATGCCATCTCTTCTACGTCTCCTGAACTCCCTAGGGAAGTAGAAGAACTCATCCACATCAAAGAAACCAACCCAAGTACATTCCTCTCTCGCTTTCAAAGCACAATGCGAAAACCCTGCTTCCTGAGTCTTGATCCATGGCCAGGACTGCCTACTGACATTGTAGCCCTGCGAATCGAGGTCCAAAACCACATCTTCAATCCCATCATCACTATTGTTGTCGTAAATGAACCACCGCTCGACTCCAAGCCAAGCATGGTACATGATCCACTCACTGAGCGCGGGGGCTTGGTTCCACAACATAGTGCAAGCACAAAGCtcatgcttcttcttcttggtggCCTCATCCAAATTGGGCTTTGAATTGTGGATTGTGGCCACAGAAGGAAGAGTCACATGGACTGGAGCTCTCGGACGCCCAGCGTTGTACCCAATTGTGACCCGAATACCCGAAGCCTTATCCGGGTCGTTGCTAATGCTCTCTGGCAACAAACACCTCACAACTTCCTGAGCTGCCGTAACGGCTTCGGTAGTGAACGCAAACCCTTCGCCCATCTCGAAATGGCAGGtgagtcgggtcgggtcggactTTCTGTGCGGTCTAAGATTCAACCCCTTAACGAACACAACCGCCGTGTCGTCATCAATAACCGCCTCGTAAACCACCTTATCCCAAGGAGAAGCCGCCGCAGCCGTCGAGTTAATCCTCGCCGTCCAATCATGTTTGCCGCCGCGCCTCCTCAAATCGACGGCCGACGAGTAGTTCCCGAACGGCAGCGGACACCGCACGATTGACCGGACCTCATCGTAAGCCTCCGTCGACAGCACCGGCTTAACGGCGAAAGCGACCTCATCGGAGCCGTTAAATCTCCGGTAAACGCAGTCCAACTCATCCTGCGGCTGAAACCGGTTGGCCGCGATGAGCAGCACGTGATCGGGAAACAAGACCCGATCTTGGACCTTCGCCGGCGGCGAGTCGTTCCGGTGAGCAACCGAGTCAAGAACCGAGTTGTGGGCAGTGGAGGAGATGAGATAGAGAGTGGTGGAGGAGGCGGTGATGACTGGCCGAAAGGACGCCGTTCTGAAGCGGCCGGAGGACAAGAGAAgaaggaagatgaagaagcagaagcagagaAAGAGAGACCTCCGCGACGACAAGTAGTGCTTGGCCTCCGAGTAGGACCGCCCCATTCTCTTCCGCTTGCGGCGCTGCTCGGAATCCATACTTGGTTTCCAAAAATAGAAAGTGGCGGTTAGGTGGGACGAAAATGGAAAGGGCTCTGGGTTTTGGGTGTGCTGCAGAtctagtggtggtggtggtcggTTTTATGG
Coding sequences within:
- the LOC133708717 gene encoding protein COFACTOR ASSEMBLY OF COMPLEX C SUBUNIT B CCB4, chloroplastic isoform X2 produces the protein MEAGTRTLLLSPTPIQRSPKRPLRRRFGPTFPRFNIRAQNSGSDYRGPKPKTNLVADWVSNNDDAARSLPIYAGGVSLLAVLFNRTVSDIALVADASSSQSRADLLTLGLAVTNILAGLVWLSIRPKSISKVNPKGVECRRMHSDLPTTLVSELLWAWESLSNATCCRSLVIVYGGRNILQIGFAAASSNGDGEAVAVDADKLIQGSLYRGVMKSGVQSYLANLALYPGSNIAATWRQRNCNNWW
- the LOC133708717 gene encoding protein COFACTOR ASSEMBLY OF COMPLEX C SUBUNIT B CCB4, chloroplastic isoform X1, which produces MEAGTRTLLLSPTPIQRSPKRPLRRRFGPTFPRFNIRAQNSGSDYRGPKPKTNLVADWVSNNDDAARSLPIYAGGVSLLAVLFNRTVSDIALVADASSSQSRADLLTLGLAVTNILAGLVWLSIRPKSISKVNPKGVECRRMHSDLPTTLVSELLWAWESLSNATCCRSLVIVYGGRNILQIGFAAASSNGDGEAVAVDADKLIQGSLYRGVMKSGVQSYLANLALYPGKSELPFLPSNTQAVILQPLGDKGIAIIGGDTIRGFTASDQAWISLIGEKLDATLARCVDNLPLSQDPVLK
- the LOC133708716 gene encoding glycosyltransferase family 92 protein RCOM_0530710 — encoded protein: MDSEQRRKRKRMGRSYSEAKHYLSSRRSLFLCFCFFIFLLLLSSGRFRTASFRPVITASSTTLYLISSTAHNSVLDSVAHRNDSPPAKVQDRVLFPDHVLLIAANRFQPQDELDCVYRRFNGSDEVAFAVKPVLSTEAYDEVRSIVRCPLPFGNYSSAVDLRRRGGKHDWTARINSTAAAASPWDKVVYEAVIDDDTAVVFVKGLNLRPHRKSDPTRLTCHFEMGEGFAFTTEAVTAAQEVVRCLLPESISNDPDKASGIRVTIGYNAGRPRAPVHVTLPSVATIHNSKPNLDEATKKKKHELCACTMLWNQAPALSEWIMYHAWLGVERWFIYDNNSDDGIEDVVLDLDSQGYNVSRQSWPWIKTQEAGFSHCALKAREECTWVGFFDVDEFFYFPREFRRRRRDGILGENSLGKLVSNFSNSPTIAELRTDCHSFGPSGLRSHPSRGVTTGYTCRLQSPERHKSIVRTDLLDVTLLNVVHHFRLREGFRHLNVPEGIAVINHYKYQVWETFRAKFYRRVATYVVDWQEDQNQGSKDRAPGLGTEAIEPPNWRLRFCEVWDTGLKDFVLAYFADHSTGSLPWERAQHQ